The genomic window AGGAGAGATTGCCCATCAGTGCCACCACTCCCTCACCACAGCTCTGTCTCACTGCACTGTCACATGGGAAAGGCTACAACTTAACAGGTTTTCATCCAACACTTTCCTATTTCTTCTCAGCTTGCAGTAATAAAAACCTGTTTAACTAGGCTTAGGTCTATGGGCAGGAGAGTTTAGGGAAATACGACGTAACAGCTACACCACAGCAATTCATCAGTCACAGCCACCACCTTTCCTTCTTCCAGGCTGCAAATCAACATGGTTATTTCCATCTTCCACTGCATCCAACACTGCTTCACATGTTctcaattaatattttaacagcaCAGCCATGAGCTGGAAAAGGTCCTTTTGCACTGCTGTTACTAAGAACCAGCCCAGGGTGGAGCTACAACCCAGCTATGaaaaaggagcagctgggagctcaCAAAAGCTTTACCAACGCAGGGCAGCACGCTCTTGGCTCTGTGCTTGCAGGGGGGCTGTGAGGagcctcagccaggctgctgctggacacGTGTACACATCCAGGACAGACACAGCCTGAAGTGCCATCAAATGGGTGACAGCTTTCCAGACTGCCTCAGGCCTGCAGAGCCACACTCTGCAACCAGTACCCAGCATGGGCAAGAGTGCTCAGGTACTCATCACAGAAAGCAGAGGGCAGCTGCCCCCTGTTGTCTGGagtgaaaaaatacaacattttaaaaccGCCTGAGAGATGCTGAACATCTGCtacttctgaaaataagaagTATTTTCAAGAAGTATTATAAGAAACCACTTAGTACTTTActtgaaaaattcaaatattgaTTTACTCCTTAATAACTCCATGATCATTGAAAAGTTTTTGATTATTTGATCATTTGCATAAACCCAGAAGAGAATCCAAGCATACTCACAGAACAATTTCAATTCTCTCTCTGAAATAGACTCAGGTGCCTGAAAGAGAGAATATACTCATTCCAGTACACACAATGGCCAGAGAATTCCTGCtttcacatatatataaatatatttactgtGAAATACATAGTTACTAAtgtaccaaaaaaacccatcttaAATTGTAAACAGTATAACCCTgtatgcatttttcttttatatgatCAAACCAAATTGATAAATAAGGCAGATACTTCAGAGATACTTCATTCCATCAGAAGAATGGCCATAGGTTTGCTCTTACCTTGCCCAGGGACTGTAACAATTTAGCAGCATggtttcccacagcagcaatatccttctttgctttttcacGGTATCTGGtagtaatgaaaaaaagaaaataattacagcagAAAGCCATCAACTCCACATTGAaggctatttttttattattttttgtttgtttgtttttggttttgtttcacattATAAAGACAAAATACAAGGCACATCAATGGAAGTGAGCTCCCTCAAGGAGTTGTCTACTTACACATTTTGCAATTTGATGAATTTACTGGAGTCTGCCATCATATCAGGAATGGTGCCCCGGACAGGCAAGCTTCCTTGCCCTTCATTTGCCACAAATTCCTTTAAAGCTCGAACCAAAATCCAGAAGGAAGATGACTACAAATGCACAAGAGACAGTCATGTACACAGATTCTATTTACAATGCTTTTCCTACATTTAAGTCTTACCCTTACCCATACCTGCTCCGTGAGTTTTAGGCAGCAATCATCATTAAAAAGCTCTTCAATGCCTCTTGGaatctatgaaaataaataaatttgctttgtaATTTCTTGACTTTTGATTTAATTATCTCAACACTCACTACACAGGTGAGCCAACTCTTAAGTGACTTTAGAGTTTCATGGCAAATCTCCTCTGAATCCTACACAGTCAGTGCTGCTCAGACACATTTcaaagagcagccctgcccatgAGCAAGGCAATGCTTCTGAGCAAGATCAATGTCCCAGACAAAATCTCACCTGACTTCCATCTTTGACAGAGAAGATTtgaaaaactgcagcagcagccatccCAACTGCCCAACCTGCCTGGTGGGGCAGAGCAGCCAAAAGGCCAGGGAAGGGGAATGGGGCTACAAAAGTCTGTGTTTCAATCAAAATCCTGAACTGCTGCAGGTCAAATAAACCTGGCtcataaactgaaataaatattaatatccTGGGCCATGTCTTGTAGTGGCTTGGATGACAGCACTAAGTTTTACCTGCTGCTTTCTTGGGAGACTTAACATGACCATCCAAGCAAGGATCAGCATAGTTCAAAACAACAGAACATAATCTAGGAAGAACCACAGAATGTGCTTTTGCCCCATGTAGCCCTTAGTTTATCCCAGATGAAAAACTAAAGAAATCAGAGCTCAATTTTCAATTCAACCACAAATTACTAGGTCAGAATTATTtaagaaacaatgaaaatatcACTTCAAAGGCTTTTAAGCTTGACCAGTTTATGAAGGGAATTTTGTAATAAGTTTCTTCAAGAGGAAAGAAGTCAATTTATTGTATCAGGAGTCCCATGCAGCCCTTCATTTCTACAGAGAGTAACAACTACAGCCCCTGGCTTCAACACAGCACAATTTCAGTAAGtgctctctgtctctctcccagCAGTGTATTTAAATCAGCATCAGCCACACCTCTCACTGCTAAATCCTTGCAATTGTACCCAGCACTTGACAGAGTTTTTTACAGACTGAACTGTAGAAGTCAGACAAGAACTCACTGATGCATTCTGGTTGCTGACTCATTCTAGATTTGAATTCAAGTCTGCAGGAGGGAAATACAGATCTTGCAAGAGCAAAGCAGTAAGAGAATTTCCATAAGCTACACTGCCAGCTAGTCTTGGTCTATTTAACTACACAATTTCAGTTCTAACATTCAGTACTAATCCTGTTTTAGCTAAATACAAATGTTACAAATGGAATATCTGTCCTAAAACTGAATAATACATTCTGAGAAAATGAGATAGTTGAAATTGCTTCAATTTtatcacagaaatgtttattttacctCTGTACGATTTAGTGCTGTGTTCACATTTTTTATAGCTTCTTCAAAGTTTTCCTCATCTTCTGGGGTcccattttcattctttaagataccttattgaaaaaaaaccacacaactGTTTGAATTACATCTCAGCATTTATGTCTTGCCAACAGAGCAGACTGGCTTTGGATGTATTTGAGGCGTAGCAGCtgacagcaaaaaatgaaaaataaatcacaagaaaaaagaTCAGATGTAGTTTATAAAGCTAACCTCATCTAAATTCTGCATAtgattaattttcctgtgaTATTAAATAGAAGTTACTGAGCACAAAAGCACCAGTTTACTTGTGTAAGAAGGGGATAATGAAGTTTCACAAGCACTAAGTTAACAATTCAACTCCCCTTCCCATGCCAGTCAtgttttgctggggtttttttgatgaAATTTGGCAATAAGAATTTGGCATCCACAGAGCAAGCCAGCCCAAGAAAGGACCTTCACTGGAAATCTGACATAACCAAAGGTAATTACTATGGATCAGATCTGCTCCCTGTCACAGCCTGGGGATAAGGACCACTCCAAATTTGCAAGCAGGCTACTTTCAAGcaagaaaataccaaaaattCAGTCAATGGTGTTTTTCTACCATCATTTAAGATACAGATCTTTAAAATGCCACATGAATTTTAACAGCCTGAAAAGGTATTGGACTGAAACCCCTGCACAAATGAAGTCATTCACACACTGGTTACAGTGCAGTCAGTGCTACAGAACCTGGCCATGCAGAGGTGAATGACTGATTACCAAGTGTCTCACGGGTCAATGGATACACCAAATACTTGCACAATAACAATTCCAGTGTCAAAAGCCACTTGCTTTCCTCTTTATCACATTTTTAACAGGATTTTCTCTTAAGGCCTTTGCCCccacccaaaacaaaacacactctGGATCTTAGGACAAAACATTGACAACATTTATAAGCGAGTCTGGCATCTTAAGATCCGCCTGTACAAAACAATCATTTAGCAGAAGAATCATCCAGTATATAGCAGCAGATCTTTTGTAAATTAGACCTGAGAGAACTTGGGATTACTTTTCAGATATCACCTTGTATCTATTTCTGCCAGTAGGAATAAGGGACCCCTGGGACATGGATTACCTTGCCGAATCAGTTCTTTGAAGGCTTCTTTCTCTTTGTAACTCTTAGGCAACTGCTCacttttctaaatttaaaaaacacaaagagatttttgtctttaagaTACCTACTACTAAGCTCAGTGCGTTCAGACTGCTGAACTCCAGGAGTTTCTCATTGCTTACACATTCACTTGTATTTCAATCAGTAATCTTTTTTTTATGATTCcaccttgtttgttttttttatgttacataaaatcaaaataatgaaCTGCTCCAGAAAAGACAGATCAATAATAGCGGTAATAGAGTTTTGCAACATACCTCATTGAACCATTTTGTGAGATACTTGGCTACAATCACAATCCATGGAGTGTGGCTGTGGTCCTGTAATTGAACAGTGGAGAAATCTTTGTGAGGttgagaaaagacaaaaaataggaaacaaattaaaaacctgCTTTCAATGTAAACTCCAAATATCCCTTCCACTATTCTAAAGACACAGGACATGTTCCAGATTTTTATTCAGCTATAATGTTCTTTAACTACTATAAAAGAAATGAtcaaattattattactttatttaaaaaggatGAGCCAAGTTCTCCAATATTTTTCTGGAGTGGAACTTATGCTATGGACAGACACCCAAAGTGCAAAGCTCTGCAGCAGTAGATaaccatgaaaattaaaaaacaaattccagaatAGGGTGTGAGGGGCATCCAATTTAACAAAAGATCAAGTTGTCCAAGAATACTCCTTGCTTCCCAAGACCTCCACCTGCTTAAGATTTAAACAGACTGAAACATTTGGGGCAGAGGCAAAAATAGTTCCTTGTGACTGATTCTAGACTTGGTTCTGTTCAGATGAGACTTCGCACCAGAGTCATCTGCCAAGAGCCATTTCCACAGAatccctgtgctgtgtctgcATCTGTGCTGGGGAACACAGTGCAAACCACACACCAACCTTTTTGTCCATATGCTCCAAGTCATAATCCTGAACATGTTCTGTCAGTTCTGGAAATGGTTTGTCCAGTCTTAGATCTTCTAACATATTGTCAGGGTGAGATTCAACAACTgtgaaaaaataacacaatACATTTCCTAGCTTTATGTCTGGCCTTCAAAACAGCTACACAAATACAGGATCACCTGCTCCTTTTACTGCTTGACTCTCAAAGTAAGTGCTCTGTGTAAGTCACCCATAATGTCAGGATAATcccattttattatttgttgcAGTCCATAATCCCCATGCATTTCTCAAAGAATGCAAACTACCTAACACTTAACAAATACTAAATATATCACAAGatgaaaaaagacaaacaaaaaaccccaaagtgaCATAAATTATTGAAGCTTTAAACCTTCCAGAGTTATCTCAGCAAACCCTCTAACCTGTATGTTCTTTAATCATGACTCTCATGTAACCAACCAGTCCATAAGTCCTGCAGACCAGCAGAGGAATGTTGGAATTCCAGAGAACTTCAGCCAGGCGCAGCAATGTACTGTAAGGAAAAACATGCTTTTCACATCTACAGAAGACAAGAGTTAACTATAAAGTTAACTCCTGCATCAGTTAACTGTGAAAGATCTCTCTCAGAAAACTTCTCTAATATCATCATGATCTAAGCACATAAGGTGACTAATTTCATACAGGAATTTACAGTGAGTTGGAAAAATATTCGTTCATTATCTTACTTATGTCTCATTCCACCCTCCCAAATGCTCCAAGTATCAAATAAAAAGCTTCAGTAAGttgtgagagagaaaaataaggaatgAGATCCATATGTTGCAGAGTTCTAACTTCCAGCAGAGGCAGTTCCCAACAGAGATACAAAAAGATTTCTAGAAAATGCCATCCCTGGCTGTAATTTTCCTTCACAATCACAGAATTCTGTTCTGCTTAAGTTTTTCTGCAAGGAAGTACCTGTGCATaaatgtgcacacacacacacacacatatatatatgtttataaaaacctgcttttaaaactgaatgaaaatggGTAATTCACCCATAGGTAACTCTTACCTCTCTGGTAGCTGTGTTGCAACCACTAAGttaaactgattaaaaaagGAAGGGTCATTGTCTAAAAGCTTTTCTGGATTCTAAATAGGGAGAAACAACGTATGTCAGtgaacactgaaaatttctgaGTACAGAGCAAGTCTGCTGAATATAAAGTGTTAAgtgaaataattataaaattaagaTGAAGTTACAAAAACAGTGTTTGAAATACACACAAATGATTTAAGATCATCCTCCTCAAATGCTGTTTTATCTTTAATctatttaaaatgcaacatCACAAAGCAACACAGAGCTGTTATTTCACGTTTTTATCACACTGTACAACACACACAGAGTACTAATTTAGGAAGACAAACCTCTTCAACAAAGTTTCCAGAAACATCACTATTCAATTCCTGTAAGAGCTCCATGGCACTCTGGGCACGATTCTGTTTCAGAGTAATCAAAATGagatgtattttaaacagtGTATCAGCACTACTTAATGCCACATGCTAACAATGCCAAAccaagcaacaacaacaaaacaaccccaaaaatcaCCCCACAACAAAGCTCATTATAAGCTAGGGCTCCTCACTCCATGAAGCCATGCTCACCTGAAGCAAAAATGCATCCCATAATAGCACACACTTAGCTGGAGAGCATTTTCTCTAAtaccattttaaaaagccaaattgTAGGACAGTTATTTCCTACTTTCCAGTTTCATTACAGAATTTCCAGGAGTTATCTATGCCTCTCATActctctgtttctgtgatttttctttcccattcacCTCTCTACTCTTAGCTTTATTCCTTCAACCACAATGGTCTTCTACCTTATCCTTCCATAGATTTCAACCACAagctcttcatttttttctattcaatCTCGCCACAGTTTATCTTCTCACTCATGTGCaactaaaaattaaacatgGGGATTTCTGTTAAAGAATTAACAGATTTTAACCTATACACATATGCTTTTGGCATTATTCATAATACATGTTTAAATATTCAACATTTCCATGCTTTCAATACATGTAAACTGACATTTATTATCTCCTTACCTGACCAATATGGCTTTTTTgtagaaagaaactgaaaaggagacaaaattaCATGTGAACttttattctgaagaaaaaaacagcactgaagtTACATTTTGTTCTGCAGAATATGTTGCTGACTCTCATAGACAACAAACCCTTAAATATGCTTTTTCCTACCACTGTTGtattttcctcagaaacagTTTCTTAATAATGCTTTTCAGTGCCCAAGCCATAAATATAAGACATGCAAAAGTTCTCTAGAAGACAGGATCATGCTGCAGCTTCTTTCTCACCAGGCTAATCAAAGACTCACTAGCACTGATTTCCTCACCTAATGGAATATCCTTCCCCCTCACATAACCTCTGCAGGTATCTCTACAAGCACCATACCAGACCTTGATCAAGAATTAGGCAAATCATTTTTACAGGATTTGCAAACTGTTTCTTACCCTTTTCCCCACTGCACAGAGCCATTCAAAGCTACAAAAGCTAATAAATGTCTAGCAGTTACAGTTGCACAATGACTGATGAAAATTAAGTCATTTGCATCACCAAAATTAGGGAAAATACACTGAACTACAGTGAAACACAAGCAGTGGCATAGCATCAAGCAagttaattttcaatatttttatgttgaGTAGAGCATTGTCCTTATAAACTTGATGTGTGAAGCAAACAGACCTGTAAGGTCCATACCCagtaagtaaaataatttaccaTCTAATATGAAACTGACCACATACACACTGTTACCAACCTCCAAACCCACAGAAGACTTGGAGAAACACAGAGaggcttttaaaagaattttacaGTACCTCTTAGCAAATATGATGAACAAAGAGATGGAACTACCTATGAAATGTTGTCACTTGacaatttgaaatttaaattagtaGAACACCTACTTATTGCCAACATCTTCTCCAGAGACTCGATTCCCATCGACAATTGTAAATGAACCAATACCtttggggggggaaaaaacctcctATGA from Parus major isolate Abel chromosome 11, Parus_major1.1, whole genome shotgun sequence includes these protein-coding regions:
- the NAE1 gene encoding NEDD8-activating enzyme E1 regulatory subunit gives rise to the protein MELLQELNSDVSGNFVEENPEKLLDNDPSFFNQFNLVVATQLPESTLLRLAEVLWNSNIPLLVCRTYGLVGYMRVMIKEHTVVESHPDNMLEDLRLDKPFPELTEHVQDYDLEHMDKKDHSHTPWIVIVAKYLTKWFNEKSEQLPKSYKEKEAFKELIRQGILKNENGTPEDEENFEEAIKNVNTALNRTEIPRGIEELFNDDCCLKLTEQSSSFWILVRALKEFVANEGQGSLPVRGTIPDMMADSSKFIKLQNVYREKAKKDIAAVGNHAAKLLQSLGKAPESISERELKLFCSNAAFLRVVRCRSLAEEHSPNSCSKDAIISHMDNPDSEIVLYLMLRAVNRFYKQHGRYPGVYNYQVEDDIGKLKSCLNGFLQEYGLSVVVKDDYVHEFCRYGAAEPHAVAAFMGGAAAQEVIKVITGQFVIFNNTFIYSGMSQTSATFQL